The uncultured Campylobacter sp. genome includes a region encoding these proteins:
- a CDS encoding RNA pyrophosphohydrolase, producing MEKEKNYRPNVAAIVLSPSYPFNCEILIAQRSDIKGAWQFPQGGIDDGETPKMAIRRELGEEIGTSKVDIIAECPKWLSYDFPDGVAQKMRPYDGQIQRYFLVRLRSLADININTKLPEFDAFKFVGANEVLRHVNHFKKPIYATVLKYFKEEGYI from the coding sequence ATGGAAAAAGAGAAAAATTACAGACCGAATGTCGCTGCAATCGTACTTTCGCCCTCGTATCCGTTTAATTGCGAAATTTTAATCGCGCAACGAAGCGACATCAAAGGCGCTTGGCAGTTTCCTCAAGGTGGTATCGACGATGGTGAGACGCCTAAGATGGCGATCCGCAGAGAGCTAGGTGAGGAGATCGGAACAAGCAAAGTCGATATCATCGCTGAGTGCCCGAAGTGGCTTAGCTACGACTTTCCCGATGGGGTAGCTCAAAAGATGCGCCCATACGACGGGCAAATTCAAAGGTATTTTTTGGTGAGATTGCGAAGCTTAGCCGATATAAACATCAATACCAAACTTCCGGAGTTCGACGCATTTAAATTCGTAGGCGCGAATGAGGTTTTAAGGCACGTAAATCACTTCAAAAAGCCGATTTACGCGACGGTTTTAAAATATTTTAAGGAGGAGGGTTACATTTAA
- the hemW gene encoding radical SAM family heme chaperone HemW — protein sequence MHIYIHVPFCTSKCPYCAFGSFSDKFSLAKSYFRALELEVRDFLTKNPHAQISTLFIGGGTPSAVDAGLYDEIFALLAPRFAAKAEISSEANPNSASPAWLGAMRGLGVNRISFGAQSFNDAKLKLLGRAHSAAQIFLAVQNAKAAGFYNINLDLIYASKFDYKRNLKFEMAELARCEVPHLSAYALSLEENTPFFGRESFKRESAALAKFLFALAADSGFSQYEISNFAARGLRCKHNLSYWRGEDYAGFGAFAVGTSGQVRLSSPKNLRDYIVDPLQKQREVLSAQDKKLERIFLGLRCVLGLEAQILNATELSNAQLLVREKKLKFAEGKFYNPNFLLADEIALFITQESRRGR from the coding sequence TTGCACATCTACATCCACGTGCCGTTTTGCACCTCCAAATGCCCGTATTGCGCCTTTGGCTCTTTTAGCGACAAATTTAGCCTCGCAAAAAGCTACTTTCGCGCGCTAGAGCTTGAGGTACGCGACTTTTTGACGAAAAATCCGCATGCGCAAATCTCTACGCTTTTTATCGGCGGAGGCACGCCAAGTGCCGTGGATGCGGGGCTTTACGACGAAATTTTTGCGCTGCTCGCGCCGCGTTTTGCCGCCAAAGCCGAAATCAGTTCTGAAGCCAACCCAAACTCCGCTAGCCCCGCTTGGCTTGGGGCGATGCGCGGTCTCGGCGTAAATCGCATCAGCTTCGGCGCGCAGAGCTTCAACGACGCCAAGCTAAAGTTACTCGGTCGCGCGCACAGTGCGGCGCAGATTTTTCTGGCGGTGCAAAATGCCAAAGCAGCGGGCTTTTATAATATAAATTTGGATCTAATCTATGCGAGCAAATTTGACTATAAAAGGAATTTAAAATTTGAAATGGCTGAGCTTGCGCGCTGCGAAGTGCCACATCTAAGCGCCTATGCGCTAAGCCTTGAGGAAAACACGCCATTTTTCGGGCGCGAAAGCTTCAAAAGGGAAAGCGCGGCTCTAGCTAAATTTCTCTTTGCTCTTGCGGCAGATAGCGGCTTTAGCCAGTATGAAATTTCAAATTTTGCCGCGCGCGGACTGCGCTGTAAGCACAATCTCTCCTACTGGCGCGGCGAGGATTACGCGGGATTTGGGGCATTTGCGGTCGGAACTAGCGGGCAGGTGCGCCTTAGCTCGCCTAAAAATTTGCGAGATTACATTGTAGATCCGCTACAAAAACAGCGCGAAGTTCTAAGCGCGCAGGATAAAAAGCTTGAGCGCATATTTCTCGGGCTGCGCTGCGTTTTGGGGCTTGAAGCGCAAATTTTAAACGCTACGGAGCTAAGCAACGCGCAGCTGCTCGTGCGCGAAAAAAAGCTGAAATTTGCCGAGGGTAAATTTTATAATCCCAACTTTTTGCTCGCCGACGAGATTGCGCTTTTTATCACGCAAGAAAGCCGCCGCGGGCGCTAA